ATCGGCGTGGTCCACATCGCGACTGTGgacaggagcagcggcggcagcagacggTGTTGGGGAAGACGCTGCACAGTGCACCGGGACGGGCACGATCGTGGCCGGGTGCTCCATATGGGTcttcgacgaggaggcaCTGATGTCAatgccgcgcgccgcgcgctcAGCGTTGCCGCCATGACTGCTGCCACCACACCAGCGATTATGCCCGTGGCTACCGCTGCCGTGGGGAggcccgccggcgccacgtCGCATCTGCTCGGCGTTGTCCTTCCTGCCGCAGGTAGTGTGGTCGCCGTGGTGCGGCGGTCGCTGCGGCACTTCGACGGCAGCTCGGCGCTCCTGCGACTGGGGAGGCGCCCGTGACGGCAATGGGCCCTCGGACGTCGTCAACGCTGCGTCTGCCAgatgctcctcctcctctgcaaGCAGCAGAAATCGGCTGGCGCACTGAGAGAAGAAGTTCAAGAAGACGGCGGTgtgtcgcagcagctcggctAGCTCCCTGCTGTTGATGCTGTTGTTGTATCTGCCATCATTTCGGTCGTTGTCCACCTCGAGCGCCGACGCCTCACGGCTCTGACGCCACGGTAGCCGCGGAGTTCGCGacgccggtgacggcgcggGCGCAGACAGCATCGCCATGCGCTCGGCCAGCCGTCCAACGTCGACAGAGCGCAGCTGATCAATCAACTGCACCATTTCGCGGTGGCGTTggtggcgcgctgcagcagcggcaacggcggtggccgTAGTGGAGTGCTCCGTCGcagggctgccgctgcatgaGGGAGTGATGAGAGCTCTAAatgccgccgcaggcgccGCGTCACCAGATGCGCTCTCCGCGCATGGCGCATCAGCAGTTCGAGACGGCGAAGGAGCGGGAGCGGGTGTCGACGAATCCGTCTCGTCCaccgcagcaggtgcagcagctgctgcttcgacTGTTCGAGAAGtcgtctgccgcggcagcacctctgccCACGACACAGCGGAGCCGCCAGCGAACGATGAGTCGGTCGACACACCGTGGCGAGCGTACTTCTCTCGCAGTGCCGTCATCATGGCGTGCTCGCGCCCTTTGAAGCGCTCCGCAATCTCCTCGATATCCTTGAGGCGCCGTGGGTTGTAGGTGCGGtagagctgcgccagctcctctcGCACATCCATGGCTACGCCCTTTTTCAGTCGCCCTGCATCAAAAGACAATGTAAGTCTTAGCCGATCTATCTCTAGCGTCAAGTAGTCGTGCACGTGTTGTTTGCTCGTGTGTcgatgtatgcgtgtgtgtggtgtgcccatgcgcgcacacacacacacacttgtCTGTGCGTGAGCGATGGACAGAGGTCGAGAAGAGATGCGCATGAGGGAAGCGGTGTCACGACGGTGGAAAGCATCCACAGAACGGCACATGCAGAGACCAGACACAGACATAGATGCAGATGCACGCGCAGTGGCAGCCATCCCGTAAGAAGGAGCGCCAcatcttctctctctcttgtgcgAAAACGACGTCCAtgagaaggggaagaggtTCAGCGGACGggtcacacacgcaccgtaCACACGTCAAGCACACCCGCATGCAAGTGAAGCAACGCGACGCTGCATCAGTacgcgcgtgtctgtgtgtctctcttggcgggtgggtgggtgtgtgtgcgcgcgctcgcacTTGTGAATGGGGCCATTCTTCAAGCGCGTGAGGTGGTGCAGGAGCATGAcaacgacgaagacgacaaTGATAACGGGTGGGCACCTCCGCAAAAGTGGGCGATGGCTGTAAAGAACGCGGGCACccgtgtgtgagagagagacgcgctAGCGAGTGCGTGGAAGGGGTGCGTGCATGCGGATGAGCGcgtcggggggggggggacatcGAGGGAGGCAGCGGGAAGGAGCAGAGGATAGCAACGCCAGCAGCCACTctcacaaacacgcacacgcgcacacacgcacacatatacatatacataggcgaacagagagagacagcagaGACAACGAAGCAGTGGCGCCTTCCGACCCGCCATACTGGTTGGCAGAGCATGTGCAGACGACATGGAACAGCAGGCAACACTGAAAAACAAAGACGAGGCGGAAGCAGTGCATCCGTGTGCAGGTCTTCCCTCCCCATACATGCTCACGCCGGCCCTGGAAAAACtgaaagaagagaaagagaccgTGGACGTACACAGCAatgaggagagaggcaggggtTGCTGTCGGAGGTACGCCGTGTGGTTCTCTCCCCAATGCCTTCCCGTTGTCTCTCGCCCTCTATATGGAATCCACGCGCCATTACGTGCatcgatgtgtgtgtgtgtgcgtgtgtgtgtgtgtgtgtgtgtttgtgcatGGGTGCACGCATCATCCCCTTTCCAGACCTCACGCAAGCAACTGcctgtctctcgctctttgaATCTATAACTCTATCGCAAAGGCAGCGCATACCAGCACGTCCCAACCCCTTCCTCCATCCCCTcagcagccaccaccgcgcagcagcagagctaGTCGCGAGCGCGCTAGCACAGCGGCATGAAGAGAGTCCCTTTGGTGTTGTACTTGTTGCGTGTCGTCTCGATCTGCCGCAGTTCCTCCTCgatggcgcgccgccgctgctggatCGACTGCGTGTCGAAGCGGATGGGAATGCGGGCCAGCTGTccctccagctcctgctgccgctcgtccagctggcgcagggtgtctgccttctcctcctccgaaACGCGGCGCTGACCAGCAGGGATGAGAGAAagttgccgctgcttctccgcctctgcggcgatcgcctccttctctgccgccAGCTCTGCCTTGCGTTGCTGCAGGTATCGAGGAACCCGTGCCCGGTTCGGTGCGACCACCCCACATGATGCCGCACCACCTGAGATGTCCGAagtgccgccaccaccgccggaCGCCGCACGGGCCCCTGGCGCGCGCGGTGGCCCAAGACGCCCCGACGAGCCAATcggtggcagcgcgccgttGACACCACGTCTGGCGACATGCGAAGCGGCCGACGTGGATGCAGACGCACCGGAACGCGGACCTATGTGGGAGGTGGAGTTAGCAGCGGTATCCTCTCGGTAGCTGAAGGACCggctcgcctcctcgtcgcacTCCCGCACGTACACGCGAATCTGCACCTCGTCGGATGCGCCACGGCTGCCActcggcgcagcggcaccactgcCAGCTCGTCCGTAGCCGTGCGAGCTGACGTGGTCGTATTGGGCCTTTGTCCGCCGCagttcctcctcctcgcgccgtgccaccgcgtcgtcctgcatgcggcgctgccggttgagcgcctcctgctcaCGAATCTGCATCCGgttcagctgcgccgcattTTGAGGCATTTTCATCGCCAGTGCGTCTCTCGTTCGCATAGAGTAAGAGGTTCagcacacgtacacagagagagagtggcgacggcggctttCCTCGTCCGTCTTTTgggaaagggaaggaggacGGATACGCGTCTGtctgtccgtgtgtgtggaggaagcgaaagaggaggacacaggagggggaggaatggtgcgcgcgcgcgcgttgaGAGTGTGGGCTAGACTGTGCGGTGGAACTAGAGAAGCGAAGTGGCTGCGCATACACGTCTGTGCGTTCGGGGTTTGCACATGTGTGCTCGTGTAGTAGTGGGCATGTGACAGGACGGTCGGGAGGTcgggagagagatggcgaTGACCAAGAGaccgtctctctccatccTCCATCCTGAAATAGCACGTGTTATGATGAGATGGTGCGTCGAAATCCGCACAGTGTGCACATCAACGAAGCCTGCGAGAAAGGGTGGGTGGAAGGCAaacacaacagcagcggcgccaacAAGAGATGCATAGGCATCCATACAGCCAGTATGCGCATCTGTATTTCGCTCACCAACCGCTTCTtcccatcctcctccgctctcaCCGACAtcccgcaccgccgcttTTCTCTTCTGCCGCCTTCCTTATGCGCCACGCAGTGCGCatgtcgtgtgtgtgtgtgtgtgtgtgtgtgtgtgtgtgtgtgtgtgtgtgtgtgcagcaaGATCGTCTTCTGACAGTACGCGAGAAGTGGATGTGTGGTGggccgcctgctgcttctcctccgctgATGTGCCCTTCTTCGCACTCGCTTGAAGCagcccactctctctctctctctttgcgtcTCCACTACGGTTAGTCGGAATACGTGGCCGCGCGGTCTACCgatctgtgcgcgtgccgcgtgtgcgtacgGCTGTGCAGAACCGAAACAATGGGCCGTCCTCGACGCTGAAGCGAGGATCAACATCAACGGTACGACGACCGCGTCGGTGCCATGAGAGTCGGAGGAGCAGGGCGCCAGCACGACGAGGAGAACGACCACCAAGACGATATCCACGATCACAGAGaaacacaagcacacaagcgacggcgaagaggcTGGGCCAGAGAAAGCAAGACACGAGATGAAGCGGAGggacacaaacacacacacacacacacacacacacacacaccttctCTACCAGAAGAAAAACGCTTCACACGACCGCGTGCGATGCGGTGTAGAGAAGAGACGCGGTGCCACGCccaggaggaagaggaggacagGACTCAAAAGTGGTTTCTACTCGGttgccgctcctgctggTGATTCGCGCCCAAGGCACACCCGcccgcagacacacacatcgaAAAGCGCCGGGCACGTCGGCGCTCACGACTTGTTCGCCTCCTCTCGTATCTTTGCCTTCAGCTGCGCTAAGTCTGCTCCGATAACGTAGCCGAGCATCTGCCCCGCCCTCACCAGCATGAACGTTGGCAGCTGCATCACGCGGCACTTGGACACGATTTCCGTGTTGTTGTCTGCGTCCACCTTCGCAAACCGCACATTCGCAAACTCATAGGTGAGCCTGTCCAGATCCTTCTCGATGGTCTTGCATGGGCCGCACCACACCGCGCTGAAGCACACGACGGTGAGCGTGGGATCGTTCGCGATGTCACGGAACTGCTCCACGCCATACACCTCCGTGAAgggcatctctctctcggcttAGCGCTTATTCCCTCTGCGGGCACTCCGCTGTAGTTGCgtaggtgtgcgtgtgtttgtgagGGGTAAGAATCGACCATGCATCAACGACTGCGCAGGATTGTACCTGTGTGCAGGCGTCTGCGAGGCTATGCAGGCTCACGCAGTCGCGCGAGCCGGAAGGTGCAGGGGGGATAGAAAAGGTAGCTCGTCGCTCACGAAGAGAGGTGGAGAGCAGGGTGCCCGTTGTtgccgtcgtcttcctcttctgtatggccccttcctctctcgctcgccgtTCCCCTTTTTGGTGTGCTCCGCTGCCTTCACAGGCACCTCTA
This genomic interval from Leishmania infantum JPCM5 genome chromosome 1 contains the following:
- a CDS encoding putative thioredoxin, giving the protein MPFTEVYGVEQFRDIANDPTLTVVCFSAVWCGPCKTIEKDLDRLTYEFANVRFAKVDADNNTEIVSKCRVMQLPTFMLVRAGQMLGYVIGADLAQLKAKIREEANKS